The Apium graveolens cultivar Ventura chromosome 3, ASM990537v1, whole genome shotgun sequence sequence GTAAATTTAGACTTTTAGTAAAAATCTGGTATGAGGATTCTAGTCACCTTTGAAGGTTTATGTAGGCAAAAACTATGACAGACTAGATGTAGACCAGATGTTTGATTGGCAAGTGGAAGGATGACTTGACTCTAATCTACAAAATGTAGTATTCTTAGAAGCTTAATTTGTCTTACATATCAAATGATTGCATAAATTTGCTTCAAATACAACAATAAGAGAACCAGAAAACAGTAAAATAAGGACTTTCTCATCCCTATAGAAGAGCTAAGCATCCTTTATGAGAAAAAAAATGTTTGTTCTTTGCGGCTTTGTTTTCTTTTTAGCTGGAATCAAGACTAGATACTTTGCACTTAACTAATCATGCATATATGTGTCCGCGTGTTCAAGAATGTCTGAGTAATCTTTCACTATATGCATGATCATATACGAACCTCGTTATGCTATTAGTTTATGCTAGGCTAGCGCAAGTGTGATTAAACAACCTTAACACTGTCATAAGTATAAGGATTAAGAATGTCTATTTGCAGGGAGCTGAAAAAGGGGCAAGGACCACAGCTTAAAAATGGGAAATTGTCCCTTGAAACTACAAGTGAGATTGTGGTCCCTTGTGACTTTTAAGCATTGAATCATCAAAATATTAATCTGTATTCTCCAGTACCAGTAAAGCTTAAGAATAGAAACAAAAACCAGATTAAAAACAGGGTTTAGTACTTAAAGGGGAAGGTCTCAAGAATATGCGGCTTCCATCTATAGACCGAAAAGAAGCATTAAAAGTAGATTTCACAGTTAACAAACTTCATTAGCGAATGGTTGCTCGCCTTCCTAATCATTCTGCTCCTGTCTGAAACCACTAGATTTCCCTGTTAGATTTCTAATGATGACTCGGTGTGGTGTAGTTGCCGTATGGACTAGTAGATTTCTTATTATCTCGATTTTATTGATTACCTCtgtgttgagtaaccagctcatctaaaaccttaagatgTTAAAAAAAgaccccaataggatcatatagtTAACATGACATGCTAAGCATGATTTCTTTTCTAAGCTCAGTGATGAGAAGAGGCCTATTTCATGATCTACTAACATTATCCTGTgagaaaatggaacaaaaagTGATGCTTTCTGTAATATCCCTAGTCTTATTGTTTGAAGCTATACCTTCTCTTTCATTTGACACATCTTTCTACCAAATTTCATGCTTAAAATCAGGGTTGAATCACATGCTTAAGATACTTCATTGTAGAAATATGTTATCTGATGCTGTCAGGGATGAAAATGTTATCGCAGTCTGCAGATAGTTTTAGTTAGTGAGAACAATACCATTTAGACGGTGTAAAGTTTGTGCTTGGTACGATGATCAAATGTCTACTTCCTGCCCACCAATTTCAAAAGCTCGAACTCCTGTAGACAAACTGTTAATTAAAAATAAAGGTAAGCCAGCCTATACAGAAACTAGTGTATATAGTTGCTCAGcaaataaaaatagaaaaaagcTGGTACATTTTGTAGGAACTTGTATGGATTGTTATTACTGGAACAGCCTGCAACTTGTTGTAAGGCATTTatataaataaaacaaaatttatagaGATTGAATAAATATTGTAAGTAGTAGTAATGAATGCGACAACCCGGGTCAAACCCCGAGTCATTTTCGAAACTTGGGTCAAGTCCGATTCCGAGATAAGCCGAAGTCTAGTGTCCCAAATACAGTCAACTTGGATAACGACTAGCCCACCACAaacccccaaaagatcatgatttatTGATGAACATAGTAGTAGTATTTTAgcttataaactgaacagaagtctCAAATTTTCCGGATGTGGGATTGGGGTGTTAGAATGAAACTCCACGTGCAATGTCAATACACACAATCAAAGTTTGAAGAACCAACTAATTTATAAGTTCAAACAAATATTGCTAATTGGTAATGTTTTGATttgggttaaatatcaaatggGTCACTCAATTGAAggtcatatatcagtttaatcatcaaattTATCGGgatatcatttgaatcactaaagtcataataaatatcgAACGAATACCTCAATATAGGTACTcgagaattaaaaattatttttatagagtTCTATACATTTTTCTTGAATTCTATTATAACCAAATGAAAATGTATAAATTCTAGTATTTTTGATAATAtagtgagatttttaaaaattgatctactatttatttttaattttatagttatattttttgatttaaataaaaataattagtagataaatttttaaaaatctcactaaatcatctaaaataatatgaattcataacttttcatttgattgtaataggattcaaaaaacatgtataaaattccataaaataatttttaattctcgAGCACCAATTTTGAGGTATTCATTtgatatttattataattttagtgattcaaatgataccccgttaagttTGATGATAAAACTGATATATGATAttcagttgagtgaccactttgatatttaacccgtTTTGATTTTAAGAGAGAAGTCAAGGAAACCGATTCTTTTGATTTTTACCAAATATCGTATATATTGATATAATCTGGACAATTTCAATTCACACCTAGAATATTGATACAGCAAACTACAATTAACATTAAGCATGCCTGGCATAGTTTAATATCAAGCAAGTTCATGCCTGGCATCATATTGAGGAAGGTTCAAACATTGCATCCACATTCTGAATTATCCCTACATATTCTATGAGATTAGTAAACGATTCCAAAAACCCACAGAATCTACATCTAGCTTAGTTCTTAAAGTTCACAGGCAAACGACAATTCATTTTCTGGCATATCTATTAGTGGCTGCAACTTTGGCTCGAGAAGCTGCATTTGTGACAGGAGGCCCCTTTACTCTTCCCTTCGGAGGAACCTCATAAGCTGCATTTGTGACAGGAGGCTTTACTCTTCCCTTTGGAGGAACCTCACATGATTCACTGCTAGAACTATATCTTATTTCAGCAGGAGGAATGAAACAGTCTAATGACAAGCCGGGGACATTGAATGCAACTTCTTCAATTGTCCATGCTTCTTCCATCCTCGTCTTGGTGTGACTCATTGCTACTTCTCCAAATCTGAAAAGGGTAACCACTGATCGCCCTGAGTGAGCAATCATGATCCCTTCAACGGGCCTATAGTTGTCAAGAAATGAATTCATGGTGGTTTCCCAGTAAACAGCATCACCACCATTTGTTTGTACACGAGTTAAGTGAGAGTCTTCCAAGTGCATGAGAAGCCCTGTTTTCTGGCTGAAATAACCAAACAAGACATGCCTTATGATCTCTGCTGGGCCTTCGCTCCTGGCTTTCAGCGTCTGTGGATCAGCCCTAAGCTTGAGAATAAAACAATCTTCCCCGTTGATCTTTTTCTCTCCAATGCATCTTGCATCGGTAAACATGTTTGCAGTTGTTCGTGGGTCAAGACCCTACAAAGCAGAAATTAGTGAGATGATCCAATTGTGTAGTGAACAGAAAAGTATATGTTTAAAAAGCCATGACATAACAAAAAGGGGTAAAAATTACCTGAAGAGCACGACGCAGTGGTCTAACAGGACCTTTTGCAGCATGTGAACCAAGCCATGGGGTGTGCCTCCAGACAAGTTTCCCATTGCAACCAGCATGAATTTTAGTGCCACCAAGAACAAGCTCGACGTACCACATATCTGGAGTCATCTGCCACAGAACAAAGCCACCAGATTCTGAAGCTCTAGAGGAATTTCTGCTCTTTACGACCTTTCCAGCTGTCTCGCTTTCAAATGCTAACATTTGCACCTTGCCTGTTGCATATGCGTTGTGAATGCAGTTTTGAAATTTATGCCCTCCAGATGCTGCTATGTACTGCTGTAATATGTACTGAGCAGATGATGTCTCCTGCACAATGTTACAATAAATTAACATTCAACTTGATATTCACAAGGCAGTACTACAAGTCTACAACCTATAAGCTACCACCCTGGGGAATCAAGGAATAAAGAGTATTGTGTCCGTCCTCGACCCCTTGATAAACTTTCACCGAAAACCTTACCAtttcagaacctgaaaatttacgATAAATCCCCCcccccctccctccctccctccctccctcctctAACACACACCATTTCCCTCCTATAATATTAAAAGCACATGAAACCATATATGTACAAATTTGAATCTCTTCCCCCTTCTAAGTTCTAACATGGAAAAACTGAGAGAAGTCCTATACACAGATTGGTGATGCAGAAAGCACACAGATGAAGAGATACAAAAGTACAATTTGAAGGAAAATGCATTTAGTTTTGGGAAGGTGATGCAAAAATAAGATACAATTTCAAATATAAGTAATACTCCATATAAGCACCATTAGTATGTTACACCACTAGATTTACACTCTTACAGAGACAAAACTGAAACCGAAATCTTTTATTAAAATTTCATTCTTTCAAGCATTACATATTCACTACCCAAGTTCAATAAGTTCTGACAATTACAGTTTGTCACCCTCAATACCAACCTAAAATTAAAAACACAAGTGAAAAGAACAACATTCTTATAAGTTATAACTAAAGCACTTGACTTCAAAATGTAAAATAAAAACTAACACACTAAAGTGCAACAAAAATAAAGTGAAGGCCCCAAAGCAACAAAACAAAGTAGTCATAATTCATAAAACACACTTGTGCAACCTTAATATATAACTTTCCACTCATCTTTCTCAAAAGAAAAAAGGTCATGCACATAAAAAATCAAATGAATACACATTAAACATTATTTAATCAACTAaaaacagagagagagagagagagagagagagagatttagccagagagagagagagagagagattcaTACAATAGGAGTGTCTTTAGTACTAAGATGAGGAAAAGGCTCATTGCTGCTAACATGCACCGGAGCCAATGGCGCACCCAAGACACCCAAAAGCATCCTCAGATCCGACGGCCCACGAGACAATGGGGCCCGCATCCACTGACCCCACTTCGAATCACGACCGTCCATTGCTTTCTCAGCATCTGGGCCTTCTTTTAATGGCCCTAAAGCTTCCACCGGCCTTGATTTACGAGATCTCTCACCTAAAAACTCCGGCAACGCCACTTGCTCGACCCGGGTCCGACCCGTACCCGAACCAGAACCCGACCCGGATGGAGTGTTGTTCTTGGGCCGTGACCTTGCTGGAGAAAGCCCTCTCACTACTCTTTGCTTCAATGTTGATAGAAAGCCTTGTTTCTTCTCCATTGTATGTGAAAATGAGCTCAatgtgtaataagttgaacagTGACAGTTTAGCTAGTTTAACTAGTACTTATAAACTGAAACATCACAGaaggggggagagagagggggggagagagagagagggagagggagagagagagagatgaataTACTGAGAGAGAGGGAGAAATGTATATACTTAGAGAGAGGGGGGGGAGAGAAATGTATGAGGGGgagaggaggaggaggaggaggaggagagagagagagagagagagagagagagagagagagagagagagagagtatatACTTAGAGAGAGAtgctgagagagagagagagtatatACTTAGAGAGAGATGCTGAGAGAGAGATGTATATACTTAGAGAGAGAtgctgagagagagagagggttaGAATGATTGGGGGTGAAGGATAACGGTGGGGGGGGAGAATTGTTTGGTAACGGGGAAGGTGTACTGCAGAGGCAGAGCAGtttgtgtgtatatgtgtgtgtatatttttGGAACTACTTGCAGTCAAACTAACTACTAACTAGCTTGCTCAGTCTTCATGTGCATTCTCTAACTTGTTAGACTTTTTTCTTGTTAACATTGCTAGATTTTCTAGTGTTTCAATTATACTCCATCCGTCTCGATTT is a genomic window containing:
- the LOC141711410 gene encoding uncharacterized protein LOC141711410 — its product is MEKKQGFLSTLKQRVVRGLSPARSRPKNNTPSGSGSGSGTGRTRVEQVALPEFLGERSRKSRPVEALGPLKEGPDAEKAMDGRDSKWGQWMRAPLSRGPSDLRMLLGVLGAPLAPVHVSSNEPFPHLSTKDTPIETSSAQYILQQYIAASGGHKFQNCIHNAYATGKVQMLAFESETAGKVVKSRNSSRASESGGFVLWQMTPDMWYVELVLGGTKIHAGCNGKLVWRHTPWLGSHAAKGPVRPLRRALQGLDPRTTANMFTDARCIGEKKINGEDCFILKLRADPQTLKARSEGPAEIIRHVLFGYFSQKTGLLMHLEDSHLTRVQTNGGDAVYWETTMNSFLDNYRPVEGIMIAHSGRSVVTLFRFGEVAMSHTKTRMEEAWTIEEVAFNVPGLSLDCFIPPAEIRYSSSSESCEVPPKGRVKPPVTNAAYEVPPKGRVKGPPVTNAASRAKVAATNRYARK